GGCGAAGTCCAGGTCACAAGGCGACCGTCCGCCGCGCTGGGAGGCGAATACGAGCAGGAGCCGTAGCGTGTCTTTGTAGGCGGAGATGGTGTTGGGACTGGCCTGCTTCTGGTTGATGAGGCGCTGGGTGAAGAACCCCTGAACGGTGGGGGCGATGGCGCTCATCGGTTCTGACCTGCCTGCTCGAGCCGTCCCGCGGCCAAGGCCAGCAGCTCTGGGACGGCGGAGAGATACCAGTAGGTGGCGGCGATGTCGACGTGGCCGAGGTAGGTCGACAGCAGCGGCATGCGGGCCGCGACGTCGCCGCCGTCGCGATACCAACTGATCAACGTGTTGACGGCGAAGGAGTGCCGGAAGCTGTGGATCCTGGGTTGGGGCGCTCCCGTCGGCTGGGTGAGGCCGGCTCGGCGGACGAGCTGGCGGAAGGCGGGCTGGACTGTCGCGTGGCACAGGCGGGTGCCGCGGGTGGAGGTGAACAGGCTTGAGCGGTGCGGCTGGGGGACAAGCCGGTCTCGTTCGGCCCGATAGGCGGCAAGTGCGGCAAGGGTGCTCTGGTGCAGCAGGATCTCGCGCGATTTCTGGAACTTCGAGTCCCGCACGGTCAGGACTCCCTCAGCCCGGTCGAGGTCATCGGCGTCGACTGCCATGGCTTCGCTGATCCGCATGCCGGTGGCTGCGAGCAGGCCGATGAGGGTCTCGAAGGTGATCGCCCGCAGCCGCGGCTCCAATGACCTGGCGGCGGCCATCAGGGAGGCGACATCTTCGTCGGAGTAGATGTAGGGCGTCGGCCGGTGCTTGCCGGCGGGGAACAGCTCGGCGGGCGGGACTTCGGCGTTGGGGTCCAGCGAGTGCAGGTAGCGCGCGAAGCTGCGCGCCACTCGCATCCGGCGGGCCAGATATGCGGCCGAACCAGTCACTTTGGTGGTCCACGCGAGCGCCGCCTCGGTGGAGACCCTTGATTGGCCGGCCTGCTCGAGGAATGCGATGAAGCTGGCCA
This genomic window from Acidimicrobiales bacterium contains:
- a CDS encoding tyrosine-type recombinase/integrase, with the protein product MTELRRHSQDYLSLRRALGYKLIGEAGLLASFIAFLEQAGQSRVSTEAALAWTTKVTGSAAYLARRMRVARSFARYLHSLDPNAEVPPAELFPAGKHRPTPYIYSDEDVASLMAAARSLEPRLRAITFETLIGLLAATGMRISEAMAVDADDLDRAEGVLTVRDSKFQKSREILLHQSTLAALAAYRAERDRLVPQPHRSSLFTSTRGTRLCHATVQPAFRQLVRRAGLTQPTGAPQPRIHSFRHSFAVNTLISWYRDGGDVAARMPLLSTYLGHVDIAATYWYLSAVPELLALAAGRLEQAGQNR